From the Solanum stenotomum isolate F172 chromosome 4, ASM1918654v1, whole genome shotgun sequence genome, one window contains:
- the LOC125862852 gene encoding protein DEHYDRATION-INDUCED 19 homolog 4-like, producing the protein MDSDSWIRLSTSSRRHQSRSDFYNIIEEYEGEEESRPEFLCPFCGEDFDVVGLCCHIDEEHAIEAKNGICPVCAKRVGTNLVGHITQQHGNILKVQRKRRFRRGGPNSTLSIIRKELREGSLQSILRGSSHLVSSTSADPDPLLSSFINSSASVDEPSEVQPLSSVDEALAACSTQESAVENLSDRNILPTPLSEEDQVEKARKCEFVQGLLLSTFLEDDDF; encoded by the exons ATGGATTCTGATTCGTGGATTCGTCTTTCTACTTCTTCACGACGTCACCAATCTCGATCAG ACTTCTATAATATAATAGAAGAGTATGAGGGTGAAGAGGAGTCAAGGCCGGAGTTCCTGTGCCCTTTTTGTGGCGaggattttgatgttgttgGCCTTTGCTGTCATATTGATGAAGAACATGCTATTGAGGCTAAGAATGGG ATATGCCCCGTTTGTGCTAAAAGGGTTGGAACGAATTTGGTTGGCCATATTACGCAGCAACATGGAAATATTCTGAAG GTTCAGCGCAAGAGACGATTTCGAAGGGGTGGACCTAATTCAACTCTTTCTATTATAAGAAAAGAGCTGAGAGAAGGAAGTCTACAATCCATTCTCAGGGGATCCTCCCACTTGGTTTCTTCCACCAGTGCAGATCCTGATCCCTTGTTATCTTCATTCATTAACAGCTCAGCTTCGGTTGATGAACCTTCTGAAGTTCAACCTCTGTCTTCAGTTGATGAAGCTTTAgcagcatgctcaacacaagaAAGCGCTGTTGAGAACTTGTCTGACAG AAATATTCTGCCAACTCCACTATCTGAAGAAGACCAAGTAGAGAAGGCAAGGAAATGTGAGTTTGTGCAAGGGCTTCTGCTATCGACTTTCCTTGAAGATGACGACTTCTAA
- the LOC125863193 gene encoding uncharacterized protein LOC125863193, giving the protein MTTHSTPSVSVGLPSLPYARVYTRLGPTYVASATHPPRSLRFSFSRRRYYFFPRKFTMPSASAADYPVDGDELKFPLELADESDFDRIVSSDGLITICGFGSLLSERSARSTFPDLINFRVAKVSGFRRVFAHVAPIFFERGIAKPETKEISSLSVEPCEGETLIVTIFEILRSEIPAFIEREHEFRFLAVVPETLNELFYINPAVICARYSDEEYLKNRCRGDKDIFFQRYGRYNINKIWRDDIFPCRVYLRHCVLAAQNLCDLAYDNFLDHTFLGDRRTTIREYLSTSGSGIMEEEPPELLKERYGG; this is encoded by the exons ATGACCACTCATTCTACTCCTTCTGTATCGGTAGGTCTTCCATCGCTGCCGTACGCGCGTGTCTACACGCGCTTAGGACCTACTTATGTCGCCTCCGCCACTCATCCTCCTCGTTCACTCCGCTTCTCTTTTTCTCGCCGGAGATATTACTTTTTCCCGCGAAAATTCACCATGCCTTCCGCCTCCGCCGCCGATTACCCCGTCGATGGCGATGAGCTGAAATTTCCGTTGGAACTTGCCGATGAATCTGATTTTGATCGAATTGTATCATCCGATGGACTTATCACCATTTGCGGCTTCGGTTCTCTCCTCTCAG AGAGGAGTGCTCGGAGTACATTTCCGGATCTGATAAACTTCAGAGTGGCGAAAGTGAGTGGATTTCGGAGAGTGTTTGCTCATGTGGCACCTATTTTCTTCGAGCGTGGAATAGCTAAACCTGAAACAAAG GAAATATCAAGCTTGAGTGTGGAGCCCTGTGAAGGGGAAACTCTTATCGTTACTATCTTTGAGATTCTGAGATCAGAG ATTCCAGCATTTATTGAAAGAGAGCACGAGTTTCGGTTTTTAGCT GTAGTCCCGGAAACACTTAATGAATTGTTTTACATCAATCCAGCT GTTATTTGTGCCCGTTATAGTGATGAGGAGTACCTGAAAAATAGATGCAGAG GTGATAAAGACATCTTCTTCCAGCGGTATGGACGGTACAATATTAACAAGATATGGCGAGATGATATTTTCCCCTGCCGTGTCTATCTCCGTCATTG TGTCCTGGCCGCTCAAAATCTTTGTGATCTAGCCTACGACAACTTTCTTGATCATACCTTCCTTGGTGACCGTAGAACTACAATACGCGAGTACTTGTCAACAAGTGGTTCTGGAATCATGGAAGAAGAGCCTCCAGAGTTGTTAAAAGAACGATATGGCGGTTGA
- the LOC125863219 gene encoding GATA transcription factor 16-like: MVDTSDKVQETGEMIGQNQTPDRVSSETNQKTCVDCGTTKTPLWRGGPAGPKSLCNACGIRSRKKRRALLGLNKDDKKSKKSLNKSVVNHHHQNQSSNSSSSTSSSGESTNNVIVKNECIPYKKRLLHFDREVGLQRPRSNSTHRRKLGEEEQAAFLLMALSCGSVYA, encoded by the exons ATGGTGGATACAAGTGATAAA GTTCAAGAAACTGGAGAGATGATTGGGCAAAATCAAACCCCAGACAGGGTCTCATCAGAGACCAATCAAAAAACTTGTGTTGATTGTGGAACCACAAAAACTCCTCTGTGGAGAGGTGGACCTGCTGGACCTAAG TCATTGTGTAATGCATGTGGAATAAGGAGCAGGAAGAAGAGAAGAGCTCTTCTGGGATTGAACAAAGATGACAAGAAATCAAAGAAATCTTTGAATAAGAGTGTTGTTAACCATCATCATCAGAACCAGAGTAGCAATAGCAGTAGCAGTACAAGCAGCAGCGGAGAAAGTACGAATAATGTAATAGTGAAGAACGAATGCATTCCATATAAGAAGCGATTACTGCATTTTGATCGAGAAGTTGGTTTGCAAAGACCAAGATCAAACTCTACACACAGAAGAAAGTTAGGTGAAGAAGAACAAGCAGCATTCTTGTTGATGGCTCTTTCATGTGGTTCTGTTTATGCTTAG
- the LOC125863175 gene encoding pectinesterase-like, which produces MAEAGKKKIVIAGIASILLVACVVGAAVTFTKKNDDSTSNGGEISSSSKSVQAMCQPTQYKEACEKSLGSAKNTSDPKELIKTAFDNTMTEISNSIKNSAPFKEAANDPRTKNALKVCDEVLDRSIEEIKRSFSQIDSNDLNKLIKEYIYDVRSWLSSAVTFEETCIDAFVNTTGDTGEKMKSILKTASELSSVALDIVSSFEEQMTGLQGLGIANRRLLVAEAGNRRLLQIATLKPNVVVAQDGSGQHKSINEALKTVPPNNAQPYVIFIKAGIYNENVEVANTMTNVVFIGEGSNKTKITGNKNYLDGLPIFLTATVSISGQGFMAKDIGFENSAGPLKKEAVALRVSAEMIVFQNCQIDGYQSTLMAHVGRQFYRDCTISGTIDFIFGDAVAVFQNCKIIARKPEEMQTQAITIAAQGRMQPFGTGAIVIQNCTITAEPALVAINPPRNKAFLGRPGKMYSRTIVMQSQIDGFIEPEGWTPFAGTFGLETLYFVEYQNRGPGANTDKRVTWKNYIKNPPQDVIAKFAPGVVLKGGDNTDGWVKKTGVPYEPGMMKM; this is translated from the exons atggcGGAGGCCGGtaaaaagaaaatagtgattgcTGGAATTGCTTCAATTCTTCTAGTTGCTTGTGTTGTTGGTGCTGCCGTTAcgtttacaaaaaaaaatgatgattcAACCTCTAACGGGGGCGAAATTTCGAGTTCTAGCAAATCCGTACAAGCCATGTGTCAACCTACGCAATATAAAGAAGCATGCGAAAAATCACTTGGATCGGCTAAAAATACTAGTGATCCAAAAGAGTTGATTAAAACCGCATTTGATAATACTATGactgaaatttcaaattcaattaaaaattCAGCTCCATTTAAGGAAGCTGCAAATGATCCAAGGACTAAGAATGCTTTAAAAGTTTGTGATGAAGTTCTTGATCGTTCGATCGAAGAGATCAAGAGATCTTTTTCACAAATTGATAGTAATGACCTTAATAAATTGATTAAAGAGTATATCTATGATGTTAGGTCCTGGCTTAGCTCTGCTGTTACATTTGAAGAGACTTGTATAGATGCATTCGTTAACACAACTGGTGATACTGGTGAGAAAATGAAGAGTATCTTGAAGACTGCTAGCGAGTTGTCAAGTGTTGCACTTGATATTGTTAGTAGTTTTGAGGAACAAATGACTGGGTTGCAAGGCCTAGGTATCGCTAACAGACGATTGTTGGTCGCGGAAGCAG GCAACCGACGACTCCTTCAAATTGCAACCCTCAAGCCCAATGTTGTGGTGGCTCAAGATGGTAGTGGACAACACAAATCAATCAATGAAGCTCTTAAAACAGTTCCCCCAAACAATGCTCAACCCTATGTCATCTTCATCAAGGCTGGTATTTACAATGAAAATGTTGAAGTTGCCAATACAATGACCAATGTTGTTTTCATTGGTGAAGGCTCAAACAAGACCAAAATTACTGGCAACAAAAATTATCTTGATGGCCTCCCAATCTTCCTTACTGCCACTGTTT CAATCTCTGGACAGGGATTCATGGCTAAGGATATCGGATTCGAGAACTCAGCAGGACCTTTGAAAAAAGAAGCTGTTGCACTCCGTGTTTCAGCTGAAATGATAGTATTCCAGAACTGTCAAATTGATGGTTACCAATCAACACTTATGGCTCATGTTGGCAGACAATTCTATCGCGATTGTACCATTTCAGGAACCATAGATTTCATCTTTGGAGACGCGGTGGCTGTGTTCCAGAACTGTAAGATAATCGCGAGGAAACCTGAGGAAATGCAGACACAGGCTATCACAATTGCAGCTCAGGGAAGGATGCAACCATTCGGAACAG GTGCAATAGTCATACAGAACTGCACGATCACAGCTGAGCCAGCTCTGGTCGCCATCAACCCACCACGCAACAAGGCGTTCCTTGGACGACCAGGGAAGATGTACTCAAGGACCATAGTGATGCAATCTCAAATTGATGGATTCATTGAACCTGAAGGATGGACTCCATTTGCTGGTACCTTTGGACTTGAGACTTTATATTTTGTTGAGTATCAAAATAGGGGTCCAGGTGCAAATACTGATAAAAGAGTAACTTGGAAGAATTACATTAAGAACCCTCCACAAGATGTTATTGCTAAATTTGCCCCAGGAGTTGTACTTAAAGGTGGCGATAATACTGATGGATGGGTTAAGAAAACTGGTGTCCCATATGAACCAGGGATGATGAAGATGTAA
- the LOC125862615 gene encoding major allergen Pru ar 1-like produces MGVITCETNTISSIPPAKLFKASVLDADILIPKILPQAIKNVEILHGDGGVGTIKLITFGDGSQFKNMKQRVDGVDKENYTYNYTIIEGDALMDVLESISYKIKIEPYENGGSICKNTSTYHTKGDVQIKEEDIKAGKEKAIGLFKAIEAYLLANPDAY; encoded by the exons atgggTGTCATCACTTGTGAAACAAATACTATTTCCTCAATTCCACCAGCAAAATTGTTTAAAGCTTCTGTTCTTGATGCTGACATTCTAATCCCTAAAATCCTTCCACAAGCCATCAAGAATGTTGAAATCCTCCATGGTGATGGTGGTGTTGGCACTATCAAGTTGATCACCTTCGGCGAcg GTAGCCAATTCAAGAATATGAAGCAAAGGGTTGATGGAGTTGACAAAGAGAACTACACATACAACTACACAATCATTGAAGGAGATGCTTTAATGGATGTTCTTGAATCAAtttcttataaaattaaaattgaaccATATGAAAATGGAGGGTCAATTTGCAAGAACACTAGCACTTATCACACTAAGGGTGATGTTCAAATCAAAGAAGAGGACATTAAGGCTGGCAAAGAGAAGGCTATTGGACTATTCAAGGCTATTGAGGCTTACCTCCTAGCAAATCCTGATGCTTATTAA
- the LOC125862776 gene encoding two-component response regulator ARR2-like, with product MVIDDDKRRRKNLMSTSGACLNSGELSGEFPTFRLLVVDDDTFYLNNLEQMLKKCQYEVTTCNRAEAALSLLRENKNYFHLVIIDVHMPDMDGFELLEHIALEMDLPVVMMSADDSRSVVMKCLIHGAHYCLTKPVSMESLQNIWQHIVRQNKDEWKCKILNQSGNVEQPKEVEYSCVTNEGGLKSSWKRKAEEYETEERSDTTTLKKARTTWSAELHRKFVDAVNFLGMDKAVPKKILELMNVPGLKREHVASHLQKHRLLLRKYQSEAFMGHSEATIGTMSNRFQALAPISQFPAQNLATWGRPATNSPMFVPLADQRNYFSYENPMLRYQGQQQMNDRTKQVNLLYGIPTAVEQNPSYLGMNMPVGRISQPQLQAHNMLRESNKVLSQNGLVHNARDSMYNQVPRASSSAIDCSLNQNISLTGSSFPMSGNSAMSTTKEDVNSDDIFNELYQHNVGSIFDTSYHSSIHHGILSMEQSAQNVNSNSPIAEAVLSSGQEIGHVNPMPRPHVNAERYPSSSYQSTTFPEPCDQEDLMSAFLEQQQQESVEPVAYDEFGDDNEDALGNFPM from the exons ATGGTAATTGATGATGATAA aagaagaagaaagaatctCATGTCTACCTCCGGTGCATGTTTGAACTCCGGCGAGCTTTCCGGCGAGTTTCCGACGTTCCGTTTGCTAGTGGTGGATGATGATACgttttatttaaacaacttgGAACAAATGCTTAAGAAGTGTCAATATGAAG TCACCACATGTAATCGAGCAGAGGCTGCATTGTCATTGCTACGCGAAAACAAAAACTACTTTCACTTGGTTATAATCGATGTCCACATGCCTGACATGGATGGTTTTGAACTTCTTGAGCATATTGCTCTGGAGATGGACCTGCCTGTTGTAA TGATGTCTGCAGATGATAGTCGAAGTGTAGTTATGAAATGTTTGATTCATGGTGCACATTATTGTCTTACCAAACCGGTGAGCATGGAGTCACTACAGAACATTTGGCAACACATTGTTCGACAAAATAAGGACGAGTGGAAGTGCAAGATATTGAATCAATCAGGAAATGTTGAACAACCGAAAGAAGTTGAGTATTCGTGTGTAACTAATGAAGGGGGATTGAAAAGCTCATGGAAAAGAAAGGCGGAGGAATATGAAACGGAAGAAAGGAGTGATACGACCACATTGAAAAAGGCACGTACGACTTGGTCAGCAGAACTTCATAGAAAGTTTGTGGATGCTGTCAACTTTCTTGGAATGGACA AGGCAGTTCCCAAGAAAATTCTGGAACTGATGAATGTTCCGGGGCTGAAAAGAGAACACGTTGCTAGCCATCTTCAG AAACACAGACTGCTTCTACGGAAGTATCAGAGTGAAGCTTTCATGGGACACTCGGAAGCAACCATTGGGACAATGTCTAACCGTTTTCAAGCTCTTGCACCTATTAGTCAATTTCCTGCTCAAAATCTAGCCACATGGGGTAGGCCTGCAACAAATTCTCCGATGTTTGTTCCGTTAGCAGACCAGAGAAACTACTTTAGCTATGAAAATCCCATGTTGAGATATCAAGGTCAGCAACAGATGAACGATCGTACTAAGCAAGTTAACTTGCTTTATGGAATCCCAACAGCCGTGGAACAAAATCCGTCCTACTTGGGAATGAATATGCCAGTAGGACGGATTTCTCAACCACAGTTACAAGCTCACAATATGCTAAGAGAATCCAATAAGGTCCTATCACAGAATGGTCTCGTTCACAATGCACGAGATAGTATGTACAATCAGGTTCCCCGAGCATCATCTTCAGCGATAGATTGCTCATTGAATCAGAACATATCGTTGACAGGAAGCAGCTTTCCTATGAGTGGTAATTCAGCAATGTCAACAACTAAGGAAGATGTTAACTCTGATGATATTTTCAACGAGCTGTATCAGCATAATGTTGGATCAATCTTTGATACGTCTTATCATTCTAGTATACACCACGGAATTCTGTCAATGGAGCAGAGCGCACAGAACGTAAATAGTAATAGTCCCATCGCAGAAGCAGTTCTCTCTAGCGGGCAAGAAATTGGACATGTTAATCCTATGCCTCGTCCACATGTTAACGCTGAAAGATATCCCAGTTCAAGCTATCAGAGTACCACTTTTCCTGAGCCATGCGATCAAGAGGACCTCATGAGCGCCTTTCTCGAGCAG CAACAACAAGAAAGTGTTGAACCGGTTGCATATGATGAGTTTGGTGACGACAATGAGGATGCATTAGGAAATTTTCCAATGTAA